In Prunus dulcis chromosome 1, ALMONDv2, whole genome shotgun sequence, the following are encoded in one genomic region:
- the LOC117614958 gene encoding AFG1-like ATPase isoform X3: MRAIARSISQCRSALQHQACQYSSGFVRRQKLLTNTYNGFVYKHANNAEFDIFQRPRFSVISRALSIDAAHVTNGVADVNRAGPLVEYERRIAAGELVDGDACQVGTLRELQRLYDELVQSADACRLDRYTASAKSGRSRWLWSRFIPQSSSSPVKGLYLYGGVGTGKTMLMDLFYDQLKCSWRKKRIHFHDFMLDVHRCLRKHEGVEDPLEVVAGEISDDAILLCLDEFMVTDVADALILNRLFRHLFSNGIILVSTSNRAPDKLYEGGLQRDLFLPFIASLKERCVVHEIGSAVDYRKLTSAEQGFYFVAKDLSGFLIQKFQQLIGEYEAGPQEAEVVMGRTLKVPLGADGIAYFPFEELCDRPMGAADYFGLCKKYHTLALEGVPIFGLHNRTAAYRFVTLVDVMYENKARLLCTAEGTPFELFEKIVTISDAQQMAPRTSSRSRKNDDSGLCVDNELGFAKERTISRLTEMNSKEYLEHHAATIGENNSQEGAIHDKTVQA; this comes from the exons ATGAGAGCAATTGCTCGATCTATTAGCCAATGTAGATCAGCTTTACAGCATCAAGCATGTCAATACTCAAGTGGTTTTGTGAGAAGGCAAAAGCTTTTGACAAACACCTATaatgggtttgtttataaacaCGCTAACAATGCCGAATTCGATATCTTTCAACGACCCAGGTTTTCTGTGATCTCAAGAGCTCTGTCAATAGATGCTGCTCATGTTACTAATGGAG TGGCAGATGTAAACAGAGCAGGGCCACTTGTTGAGTATGAACGAAGAATTGCCGCTGGTGAACTTGTTGATGGTGATGCCTGCCAG GTAGGCACCTTAAGAGAACTTCAAAGGCTCTATGATGAACTTGTTCAGTCAGCTGATGCCTGCCGATTGGATAGGTATACAGCTTCTGCGAAATCTGGAAG GAGTAGGTGGTTGTGGTCTCGTTTCATCCCACAGTCTTCAAGCTCACCAGTCAAAGGTCTTTATCTTTATGGAGGGGTGGGCACCGGGAAAACCATGCTGATGGACTTGTTTTATGATCAGCT AAAATGCAGTTGGAGAAAAAAGAGGATTCATTTTCATGACTTTATGTTGGATGTCCATAGATGCTTGCGA AAGCACGAGGGTGTAGAAGATCCACTTGAAGTGGTTGCAGGAGAGATATCCGATGATGCAATCTTGTTGTGTCTGGATGAATTCATG GTGACTGATGTAGCTGATGCATTAATATTAAACCGTCTGTTTAGACATCTATTCAGCAACGGTATC ATTCTTGTTTCCACCTCCAACCGTGCTCCAGATAAGTTGTACGAAGGTGGACTACAGAGGGATCTTTTTCTACCCTTCATTGCGAGTTTGAAG GAAAGATGTGTAGTTCATGAAATTGGTTCGGCAGTAGATTACCGGAAACTGACTTCG GCTGAGCAAGGTTTCTACTTTGTTGCCAAAGATTTGTCAGGCTTTCTGATACAAAAGTTTCAACAACTGATTGGGGAATACGAAGCTGGCCCACAAGAGGCAGAAGTAGTAATGGGAAGGACCTTAAAG GTTCCACTAGGTGCTGATGGAATTGCCTATTTTCCTTTTGAGGAACTATGTGACAGACCTATGGGAGCTGCAGATTATTTTGGATTGTGCA AGAAGTACCATACCCTGGCATTGGAGGGCGTCCCAATATTCGGACTCCACAATAGGACAGCAGCATATCGGTTTGTCACTTTAGTTGAC GTGATGTACGAGAACAAGGCCAGACTGTTGTGTACTGCTGAGGGAACTCCATTTGAACTCTTTGAAAAGATTGTGACGATCTCTGATGCCCAACAAATGGCACCTAGAACCTCTTCGAGGTCAAGGAAAAATGATGATTCTGGGCTGTGTGTGGATAATGAATTGGGTTTTGCTAAAGAACGTACCATTAGTAG ATTAACAGAGATGAATAGCAAAGAATACTTGGAGCACCATGCTGCAACGATTGGAGAGAATAATTCACAGGAAGGCGCAATTCACGATAAAACCGTGCAAGCATGA
- the LOC117614958 gene encoding AFG1-like ATPase isoform X4, producing the protein MRAIARSISQCRSALQHQACQYSSGFVRRQKLLTNTYNGFVYKHANNAEFDIFQRPRFSVISRALSIDAAHVTNGDVNRAGPLVEYERRIAAGELVDGDACQVGTLRELQRLYDELVQSADACRLDRYTASAKSGRSRWLWSRFIPQSSSSPVKGLYLYGGVGTGKTMLMDLFYDQLKCSWRKKRIHFHDFMLDVHRCLRKHEGVEDPLEVVAGEISDDAILLCLDEFMVTDVADALILNRLFRHLFSNGIILVSTSNRAPDKLYEGGLQRDLFLPFIASLKERCVVHEIGSAVDYRKLTSAEQGFYFVAKDLSGFLIQKFQQLIGEYEAGPQEAEVVMGRTLKVPLGADGIAYFPFEELCDRPMGAADYFGLCKKYHTLALEGVPIFGLHNRTAAYRFVTLVDVMYENKARLLCTAEGTPFELFEKIVTISDAQQMAPRTSSRSRKNDDSGLCVDNELGFAKERTISRLTEMNSKEYLEHHAATIGENNSQEGAIHDKTVQA; encoded by the exons ATGAGAGCAATTGCTCGATCTATTAGCCAATGTAGATCAGCTTTACAGCATCAAGCATGTCAATACTCAAGTGGTTTTGTGAGAAGGCAAAAGCTTTTGACAAACACCTATaatgggtttgtttataaacaCGCTAACAATGCCGAATTCGATATCTTTCAACGACCCAGGTTTTCTGTGATCTCAAGAGCTCTGTCAATAGATGCTGCTCATGTTACTAATGGAG ATGTAAACAGAGCAGGGCCACTTGTTGAGTATGAACGAAGAATTGCCGCTGGTGAACTTGTTGATGGTGATGCCTGCCAG GTAGGCACCTTAAGAGAACTTCAAAGGCTCTATGATGAACTTGTTCAGTCAGCTGATGCCTGCCGATTGGATAGGTATACAGCTTCTGCGAAATCTGGAAG GAGTAGGTGGTTGTGGTCTCGTTTCATCCCACAGTCTTCAAGCTCACCAGTCAAAGGTCTTTATCTTTATGGAGGGGTGGGCACCGGGAAAACCATGCTGATGGACTTGTTTTATGATCAGCT AAAATGCAGTTGGAGAAAAAAGAGGATTCATTTTCATGACTTTATGTTGGATGTCCATAGATGCTTGCGA AAGCACGAGGGTGTAGAAGATCCACTTGAAGTGGTTGCAGGAGAGATATCCGATGATGCAATCTTGTTGTGTCTGGATGAATTCATG GTGACTGATGTAGCTGATGCATTAATATTAAACCGTCTGTTTAGACATCTATTCAGCAACGGTATC ATTCTTGTTTCCACCTCCAACCGTGCTCCAGATAAGTTGTACGAAGGTGGACTACAGAGGGATCTTTTTCTACCCTTCATTGCGAGTTTGAAG GAAAGATGTGTAGTTCATGAAATTGGTTCGGCAGTAGATTACCGGAAACTGACTTCG GCTGAGCAAGGTTTCTACTTTGTTGCCAAAGATTTGTCAGGCTTTCTGATACAAAAGTTTCAACAACTGATTGGGGAATACGAAGCTGGCCCACAAGAGGCAGAAGTAGTAATGGGAAGGACCTTAAAG GTTCCACTAGGTGCTGATGGAATTGCCTATTTTCCTTTTGAGGAACTATGTGACAGACCTATGGGAGCTGCAGATTATTTTGGATTGTGCA AGAAGTACCATACCCTGGCATTGGAGGGCGTCCCAATATTCGGACTCCACAATAGGACAGCAGCATATCGGTTTGTCACTTTAGTTGAC GTGATGTACGAGAACAAGGCCAGACTGTTGTGTACTGCTGAGGGAACTCCATTTGAACTCTTTGAAAAGATTGTGACGATCTCTGATGCCCAACAAATGGCACCTAGAACCTCTTCGAGGTCAAGGAAAAATGATGATTCTGGGCTGTGTGTGGATAATGAATTGGGTTTTGCTAAAGAACGTACCATTAGTAG ATTAACAGAGATGAATAGCAAAGAATACTTGGAGCACCATGCTGCAACGATTGGAGAGAATAATTCACAGGAAGGCGCAATTCACGATAAAACCGTGCAAGCATGA
- the LOC117614958 gene encoding AFG1-like ATPase isoform X2 → MRAIARSISQCRSALQHQACQYSSGFVRRQKLLTNTYNGFVYKHANNAEFDIFQRPRFSVISRALSIDAAHVTNGDVNRAGPLVEYERRIAAGELVDGDACQVGTLRELQRLYDELVQSADACRLDRYTASAKSGRSRWLWSRFIPQSSSSPVKGLYLYGGVGTGKTMLMDLFYDQLKCSWRKKRIHFHDFMLDVHRCLRKHEGVEDPLEVVAGEISDDAILLCLDEFMVTDVADALILNRLFRHLFSNGIILVSTSNRAPDKLYEGGLQRDLFLPFIASLKVCIWMWSHLLVVRCVVHEIGSAVDYRKLTSAEQGFYFVAKDLSGFLIQKFQQLIGEYEAGPQEAEVVMGRTLKVPLGADGIAYFPFEELCDRPMGAADYFGLCKKYHTLALEGVPIFGLHNRTAAYRFVTLVDVMYENKARLLCTAEGTPFELFEKIVTISDAQQMAPRTSSRSRKNDDSGLCVDNELGFAKERTISRLTEMNSKEYLEHHAATIGENNSQEGAIHDKTVQA, encoded by the exons ATGAGAGCAATTGCTCGATCTATTAGCCAATGTAGATCAGCTTTACAGCATCAAGCATGTCAATACTCAAGTGGTTTTGTGAGAAGGCAAAAGCTTTTGACAAACACCTATaatgggtttgtttataaacaCGCTAACAATGCCGAATTCGATATCTTTCAACGACCCAGGTTTTCTGTGATCTCAAGAGCTCTGTCAATAGATGCTGCTCATGTTACTAATGGAG ATGTAAACAGAGCAGGGCCACTTGTTGAGTATGAACGAAGAATTGCCGCTGGTGAACTTGTTGATGGTGATGCCTGCCAG GTAGGCACCTTAAGAGAACTTCAAAGGCTCTATGATGAACTTGTTCAGTCAGCTGATGCCTGCCGATTGGATAGGTATACAGCTTCTGCGAAATCTGGAAG GAGTAGGTGGTTGTGGTCTCGTTTCATCCCACAGTCTTCAAGCTCACCAGTCAAAGGTCTTTATCTTTATGGAGGGGTGGGCACCGGGAAAACCATGCTGATGGACTTGTTTTATGATCAGCT AAAATGCAGTTGGAGAAAAAAGAGGATTCATTTTCATGACTTTATGTTGGATGTCCATAGATGCTTGCGA AAGCACGAGGGTGTAGAAGATCCACTTGAAGTGGTTGCAGGAGAGATATCCGATGATGCAATCTTGTTGTGTCTGGATGAATTCATG GTGACTGATGTAGCTGATGCATTAATATTAAACCGTCTGTTTAGACATCTATTCAGCAACGGTATC ATTCTTGTTTCCACCTCCAACCGTGCTCCAGATAAGTTGTACGAAGGTGGACTACAGAGGGATCTTTTTCTACCCTTCATTGCGAGTTTGAAGGTATGTATCTGGATGTGGTCTCATCTGCTTGTTGTTAG ATGTGTAGTTCATGAAATTGGTTCGGCAGTAGATTACCGGAAACTGACTTCG GCTGAGCAAGGTTTCTACTTTGTTGCCAAAGATTTGTCAGGCTTTCTGATACAAAAGTTTCAACAACTGATTGGGGAATACGAAGCTGGCCCACAAGAGGCAGAAGTAGTAATGGGAAGGACCTTAAAG GTTCCACTAGGTGCTGATGGAATTGCCTATTTTCCTTTTGAGGAACTATGTGACAGACCTATGGGAGCTGCAGATTATTTTGGATTGTGCA AGAAGTACCATACCCTGGCATTGGAGGGCGTCCCAATATTCGGACTCCACAATAGGACAGCAGCATATCGGTTTGTCACTTTAGTTGAC GTGATGTACGAGAACAAGGCCAGACTGTTGTGTACTGCTGAGGGAACTCCATTTGAACTCTTTGAAAAGATTGTGACGATCTCTGATGCCCAACAAATGGCACCTAGAACCTCTTCGAGGTCAAGGAAAAATGATGATTCTGGGCTGTGTGTGGATAATGAATTGGGTTTTGCTAAAGAACGTACCATTAGTAG ATTAACAGAGATGAATAGCAAAGAATACTTGGAGCACCATGCTGCAACGATTGGAGAGAATAATTCACAGGAAGGCGCAATTCACGATAAAACCGTGCAAGCATGA
- the LOC117614958 gene encoding AFG1-like ATPase isoform X5 — MRAIARSISQCRSALQHQACQYSSGFVRRQKLLTNTYNGFVYKHANNAEFDIFQRPRFSVISRALSIDAAHVTNGVADVNRAGPLVEYERRIAAGELVDGDACQVGTLRELQRLYDELVQSADACRLDRYTASAKSGRSRWLWSRFIPQSSSSPVKGLYLYGGVGTGKTMLMDLFYDQLKCSWRKKRIHFHDFMLDVHRCLRKHEGVEDPLEVVAGEISDDAILLCLDEFMVTDVADALILNRLFRHLFSNGIILVSTSNRAPDKLYEGGLQRDLFLPFIASLKAEQGFYFVAKDLSGFLIQKFQQLIGEYEAGPQEAEVVMGRTLKVPLGADGIAYFPFEELCDRPMGAADYFGLCKKYHTLALEGVPIFGLHNRTAAYRFVTLVDVMYENKARLLCTAEGTPFELFEKIVTISDAQQMAPRTSSRSRKNDDSGLCVDNELGFAKERTISRLTEMNSKEYLEHHAATIGENNSQEGAIHDKTVQA, encoded by the exons ATGAGAGCAATTGCTCGATCTATTAGCCAATGTAGATCAGCTTTACAGCATCAAGCATGTCAATACTCAAGTGGTTTTGTGAGAAGGCAAAAGCTTTTGACAAACACCTATaatgggtttgtttataaacaCGCTAACAATGCCGAATTCGATATCTTTCAACGACCCAGGTTTTCTGTGATCTCAAGAGCTCTGTCAATAGATGCTGCTCATGTTACTAATGGAG TGGCAGATGTAAACAGAGCAGGGCCACTTGTTGAGTATGAACGAAGAATTGCCGCTGGTGAACTTGTTGATGGTGATGCCTGCCAG GTAGGCACCTTAAGAGAACTTCAAAGGCTCTATGATGAACTTGTTCAGTCAGCTGATGCCTGCCGATTGGATAGGTATACAGCTTCTGCGAAATCTGGAAG GAGTAGGTGGTTGTGGTCTCGTTTCATCCCACAGTCTTCAAGCTCACCAGTCAAAGGTCTTTATCTTTATGGAGGGGTGGGCACCGGGAAAACCATGCTGATGGACTTGTTTTATGATCAGCT AAAATGCAGTTGGAGAAAAAAGAGGATTCATTTTCATGACTTTATGTTGGATGTCCATAGATGCTTGCGA AAGCACGAGGGTGTAGAAGATCCACTTGAAGTGGTTGCAGGAGAGATATCCGATGATGCAATCTTGTTGTGTCTGGATGAATTCATG GTGACTGATGTAGCTGATGCATTAATATTAAACCGTCTGTTTAGACATCTATTCAGCAACGGTATC ATTCTTGTTTCCACCTCCAACCGTGCTCCAGATAAGTTGTACGAAGGTGGACTACAGAGGGATCTTTTTCTACCCTTCATTGCGAGTTTGAAG GCTGAGCAAGGTTTCTACTTTGTTGCCAAAGATTTGTCAGGCTTTCTGATACAAAAGTTTCAACAACTGATTGGGGAATACGAAGCTGGCCCACAAGAGGCAGAAGTAGTAATGGGAAGGACCTTAAAG GTTCCACTAGGTGCTGATGGAATTGCCTATTTTCCTTTTGAGGAACTATGTGACAGACCTATGGGAGCTGCAGATTATTTTGGATTGTGCA AGAAGTACCATACCCTGGCATTGGAGGGCGTCCCAATATTCGGACTCCACAATAGGACAGCAGCATATCGGTTTGTCACTTTAGTTGAC GTGATGTACGAGAACAAGGCCAGACTGTTGTGTACTGCTGAGGGAACTCCATTTGAACTCTTTGAAAAGATTGTGACGATCTCTGATGCCCAACAAATGGCACCTAGAACCTCTTCGAGGTCAAGGAAAAATGATGATTCTGGGCTGTGTGTGGATAATGAATTGGGTTTTGCTAAAGAACGTACCATTAGTAG ATTAACAGAGATGAATAGCAAAGAATACTTGGAGCACCATGCTGCAACGATTGGAGAGAATAATTCACAGGAAGGCGCAATTCACGATAAAACCGTGCAAGCATGA
- the LOC117614958 gene encoding AFG1-like ATPase isoform X1 produces MRAIARSISQCRSALQHQACQYSSGFVRRQKLLTNTYNGFVYKHANNAEFDIFQRPRFSVISRALSIDAAHVTNGVADVNRAGPLVEYERRIAAGELVDGDACQVGTLRELQRLYDELVQSADACRLDRYTASAKSGRSRWLWSRFIPQSSSSPVKGLYLYGGVGTGKTMLMDLFYDQLKCSWRKKRIHFHDFMLDVHRCLRKHEGVEDPLEVVAGEISDDAILLCLDEFMVTDVADALILNRLFRHLFSNGIILVSTSNRAPDKLYEGGLQRDLFLPFIASLKVCIWMWSHLLVVRCVVHEIGSAVDYRKLTSAEQGFYFVAKDLSGFLIQKFQQLIGEYEAGPQEAEVVMGRTLKVPLGADGIAYFPFEELCDRPMGAADYFGLCKKYHTLALEGVPIFGLHNRTAAYRFVTLVDVMYENKARLLCTAEGTPFELFEKIVTISDAQQMAPRTSSRSRKNDDSGLCVDNELGFAKERTISRLTEMNSKEYLEHHAATIGENNSQEGAIHDKTVQA; encoded by the exons ATGAGAGCAATTGCTCGATCTATTAGCCAATGTAGATCAGCTTTACAGCATCAAGCATGTCAATACTCAAGTGGTTTTGTGAGAAGGCAAAAGCTTTTGACAAACACCTATaatgggtttgtttataaacaCGCTAACAATGCCGAATTCGATATCTTTCAACGACCCAGGTTTTCTGTGATCTCAAGAGCTCTGTCAATAGATGCTGCTCATGTTACTAATGGAG TGGCAGATGTAAACAGAGCAGGGCCACTTGTTGAGTATGAACGAAGAATTGCCGCTGGTGAACTTGTTGATGGTGATGCCTGCCAG GTAGGCACCTTAAGAGAACTTCAAAGGCTCTATGATGAACTTGTTCAGTCAGCTGATGCCTGCCGATTGGATAGGTATACAGCTTCTGCGAAATCTGGAAG GAGTAGGTGGTTGTGGTCTCGTTTCATCCCACAGTCTTCAAGCTCACCAGTCAAAGGTCTTTATCTTTATGGAGGGGTGGGCACCGGGAAAACCATGCTGATGGACTTGTTTTATGATCAGCT AAAATGCAGTTGGAGAAAAAAGAGGATTCATTTTCATGACTTTATGTTGGATGTCCATAGATGCTTGCGA AAGCACGAGGGTGTAGAAGATCCACTTGAAGTGGTTGCAGGAGAGATATCCGATGATGCAATCTTGTTGTGTCTGGATGAATTCATG GTGACTGATGTAGCTGATGCATTAATATTAAACCGTCTGTTTAGACATCTATTCAGCAACGGTATC ATTCTTGTTTCCACCTCCAACCGTGCTCCAGATAAGTTGTACGAAGGTGGACTACAGAGGGATCTTTTTCTACCCTTCATTGCGAGTTTGAAGGTATGTATCTGGATGTGGTCTCATCTGCTTGTTGTTAG ATGTGTAGTTCATGAAATTGGTTCGGCAGTAGATTACCGGAAACTGACTTCG GCTGAGCAAGGTTTCTACTTTGTTGCCAAAGATTTGTCAGGCTTTCTGATACAAAAGTTTCAACAACTGATTGGGGAATACGAAGCTGGCCCACAAGAGGCAGAAGTAGTAATGGGAAGGACCTTAAAG GTTCCACTAGGTGCTGATGGAATTGCCTATTTTCCTTTTGAGGAACTATGTGACAGACCTATGGGAGCTGCAGATTATTTTGGATTGTGCA AGAAGTACCATACCCTGGCATTGGAGGGCGTCCCAATATTCGGACTCCACAATAGGACAGCAGCATATCGGTTTGTCACTTTAGTTGAC GTGATGTACGAGAACAAGGCCAGACTGTTGTGTACTGCTGAGGGAACTCCATTTGAACTCTTTGAAAAGATTGTGACGATCTCTGATGCCCAACAAATGGCACCTAGAACCTCTTCGAGGTCAAGGAAAAATGATGATTCTGGGCTGTGTGTGGATAATGAATTGGGTTTTGCTAAAGAACGTACCATTAGTAG ATTAACAGAGATGAATAGCAAAGAATACTTGGAGCACCATGCTGCAACGATTGGAGAGAATAATTCACAGGAAGGCGCAATTCACGATAAAACCGTGCAAGCATGA